Genomic window (Gammaproteobacteria bacterium):
AACACGGGTTAGTTGGGATCAGGCATTTGCTACCATTCAGGAAAAAGTGGGAGCCGCCGGCGAGAAGGTTGCGTGGTTTACCGGAAGCATCAGTGGCCATCAAAAGGTTTTACTGGATAATCATCTGGGTGCCTTGGGCTCCAACAACCATTTTGTTCATGAAGTGTTGAATACCGCGGTATGGCAAGCGGTAAGTAAAGATATGCTGGGTGATGCCAGTCCCAATTTACGCATCGATAAATCGGATTTAGTGTTGTCGTTCGGTGCTGACTTTTTGGGAACCTGGATGAGTTCTCCAGTGCACTTTGCCACTCAATACGCCAAATTTCGCACCAAGAAAGAACGCGGCATGCTGGTACAGATTGAACCAAAAATGACTTTGACCGGCGGTAGTGCTGACTGGTGGTTGCCGTCCAAACCCGGCAGTGAAGGTTTGATTGCTTTGGCCTTGGCCAATGAGCTAATCACCACTTACTCCAAAGATACAACGGCATTGAGTGATGAGACGGTAGCTCTGATTAAGCAAAACGACGTGGCCTCTGTTGCAAAGGCGACGGGAATGAGTGCCGAACAAATTAAGAAATTGGCTGCCTTGGCTGCGCGTAAGAAAAACGTGCTGGCTCTGGCGGGAGCGCCGGTGGAAGGTCACACCAACGGATACGCTGCAGTATCCGCCATTATGGTGTTGAACGTGTTGTTGGGCAGCGTGGGTAAAACCATCGAATCCGGCGGGGCGTTTCCCTTCGCGCAATTACAAGCGCGCAGTGGTAATAGCGGGGATTTACTTAGATTTACTGAGGCTGCCAAAGCATCCAAGCTGGACGTGGTGTTTTTTCATGGCAGTAATCCCGTGTACAGTGCGCCCAACAGTGTCGGCATGGAAGCGGCGTTGAAAAACGTTGGGTTAAAAGTGGCTATCAGCCAATTTAACAACGAGACCACGGCAATGGCCGATGTGATTCTGCCGGAGTCCTCCTATCTGGAAGACTGGGGTACCCATGTTGGTTCGCATCAGGCAGAACAAAATGTCATAGGTATGCAGCAACCCCTTATGGAAAAGCTCTATGAAAACACCAAAGGCTTGGGAGATGTGTTGCTTGCTCTGTTGAAACAGGCGAAGCAAGCCGAGTACGGGCAATACGCAGATTATTATGCGTATTTACGCCACGCCTTTAGCAGCATGCCTGCGTCTTACAAATCGGACCCGGCTTCAGACGAGCACTCCTGGAACAATGTATTGGCTAATGGTGTGATTAACGTTGAAACCACAGATCAGCCCCTAAGTGTCGCTAAAGTGGCTTTAAGCGCCCCTGCGATATCGGCGGATGATTCTCAATATCCATTGCACTTAGTGCCTTCCGGGCGTTTGGGCTTGTGGGATGGGCGTCACGCCAATCTTCCTTGGTTGCAGGAAGCTCCGGACCAGATCAGTAAAGTGGTGTGGGATTCGTGGGCAGAGTTGCACCCCAATACGGCTAAGAAACTGGGAATTAAATCCGGAAATATTATTAAGGTGCAATCCAAACAGGGTGAAGTAAAACTTAAAGCCGTGTTGCTGAAAAGTACACACCCGGATGTCATCGCTATTCCTATGGGGCAGGGTCATACCGAGTACGGTCGCTATGCTACCGGTCTTGGGGTGAACCCCTTAAAAATTCTGGCCACGGAAACCGAGTCCAAAACCGGAGAGTTGGCCATGTATGCAACACGAGTCAAAGTTAGTAAGACTAATGATGATGATGTGGTGGTGAAAATGGGAAGCAGCGATACTCAAATGGGACGTAAGTTTGTGGTTACCGTACCTGTCGCTCAGGTCCGACGTACGGAAGGAGTGTAAGCGATGTCATTGAGCAATGTTTTAAACAACTGGTCGGAATTTAGAAAAGGTGCCGAGGAAGGTGGGCACCATAAATACGAGCATAAATGGGCAATGGCCATTAACCTGGATTTGTGTATTGGCTGTAACGCTTGTTCCACAGCTTGTTACGCTGAGAACAACCTGGCCGTTGTAGGTAAAGAACGTTTCGAAAAAGGTCAGGCTATGCACTGGTTGCGGGTCGAACGTTATTGGGATCAATCCGAGAAAGAGTTTCCGGAGCAGGGTGCCAGTTATTTGCCTATGATGTGCCAGCAATGTAATTCAGCCACTTGTGAGCCGGTGTGTCCTGTGGCAGCAACCTATCACACGCCCGACGGGCTCAATGCACAAGTTTATAATCGTTGTATCGGTTCACGTTATTGTTCCAATAACTGTCCGTTCCGTGTGCGTTATTTTAACTTTTATTCCTACTACGAGTCTTCCTGGCCGGAGCCACTGCATATGCAGTTAAATCCGGACTTAACGGTACGCGACAAGGGCGTTATGGAGAAGTGCACTTTCTGTATCCAGCGTATTCGTACCGCAAAAGACAAAGCCAAAATGGAAGACCGTAAAGTGATTGATGGCGAA
Coding sequences:
- a CDS encoding molybdopterin-dependent oxidoreductase — protein: MSGTINRRSFLKMMGWGGAGAALSGCDLPTTVTLEEGKEDVVSYLMPEEYVIPGVGVWYASTCTQCAAACGTHGRVREGRVLKMEGNPVSPLNKGKLCMMGQAGVQGHYHPDRITEPQIRKNGSLTRVSWDQAFATIQEKVGAAGEKVAWFTGSISGHQKVLLDNHLGALGSNNHFVHEVLNTAVWQAVSKDMLGDASPNLRIDKSDLVLSFGADFLGTWMSSPVHFATQYAKFRTKKERGMLVQIEPKMTLTGGSADWWLPSKPGSEGLIALALANELITTYSKDTTALSDETVALIKQNDVASVAKATGMSAEQIKKLAALAARKKNVLALAGAPVEGHTNGYAAVSAIMVLNVLLGSVGKTIESGGAFPFAQLQARSGNSGDLLRFTEAAKASKLDVVFFHGSNPVYSAPNSVGMEAALKNVGLKVAISQFNNETTAMADVILPESSYLEDWGTHVGSHQAEQNVIGMQQPLMEKLYENTKGLGDVLLALLKQAKQAEYGQYADYYAYLRHAFSSMPASYKSDPASDEHSWNNVLANGVINVETTDQPLSVAKVALSAPAISADDSQYPLHLVPSGRLGLWDGRHANLPWLQEAPDQISKVVWDSWAELHPNTAKKLGIKSGNIIKVQSKQGEVKLKAVLLKSTHPDVIAIPMGQGHTEYGRYATGLGVNPLKILATETESKTGELAMYATRVKVSKTNDDDVVVKMGSSDTQMGRKFVVTVPVAQVRRTEGV
- a CDS encoding 4Fe-4S dicluster domain-containing protein, yielding MSLSNVLNNWSEFRKGAEEGGHHKYEHKWAMAINLDLCIGCNACSTACYAENNLAVVGKERFEKGQAMHWLRVERYWDQSEKEFPEQGASYLPMMCQQCNSATCEPVCPVAATYHTPDGLNAQVYNRCIGSRYCSNNCPFRVRYFNFYSYYESSWPEPLHMQLNPDLTVRDKGVMEKCTFCIQRIRTAKDKAKMEDRKVIDGEFQTACAQACPTSAIVFGDSMDENSQVSQLWKKHEVKMGLYKQNKTEPQKRGYRIFEELNVDPSIMYLERVREEA